Within Hydra vulgaris chromosome 02, alternate assembly HydraT2T_AEP, the genomic segment GCTAAGGAGTATTTTGATATTTCGAAATCTTCGATTTTTTCATCCAAGTCAATgtgtattttaaattcatttaaattttttctttcgactaaataaaagtattatgttaagtattatgttaaatattattcaaaagataaattcGCAAAGATTTACTACGATTGTTTATTACGAATGTTTATTTGCTTAAATTAAAGAGTTAACTTAACTTGCACTGCAGAAGGGCATTTAACCAAGAAGTTAATGCCTCCTACTTTATTAATGTCGTTTACTTAGTCCAAGTCGGCCGAGAAGGGGCCCGACGTTCAATGCCTTGGGCCTCTTTGTTCTAAGTCAGAACAAAGAGGCCCGAGACATTGAACGTCTAACTAATACGCGATGGCTGCTAACACTaacgtaaaaaatttattataaataataaatgtaaacgacaagaaactttataaaacttttttaatgagcTTTTAgaactatatttaatataagcTACTTCTGATTATAGTTTACATGATTCTGTAAACTATAATCTCTATATAcgattatataaaataaatttcgttACATGGTCACATAAAATACCTGCTTGAAATTGTTTGATCTTAGTAAATCTTTTAGTTCTTAGGTTATTAAGGGTGCTATGGCGCTAACAAATATCTAACATTTGAAGtagtattttttcattgttctgttttccattattattatcattattattattataattattgttattattaatattgttattatttttttttttttttttttgctttgcctACCATAGTATGTCCAGATGTAAATAGACGttgttcaaaaataatatgttagaaCATGGGTACTagtgttttttgaatattttgagaACATGGTTACTAGTATAGTATATAGTTGATAGCATAGTATATAGTATAGGTAGTGATCCGGTCATCAAAAATCGTTGTAAATCAATGCGTATGAAAtgaatatatgaaatattttatagctaaattataaaaagaagtttatcaAACTTTCACCATTTTAGTACTGGTTTCGGCATCAAAAAATAAGAGCATTTTTATCTTGAATAAAGGTTAACCTTAACATTCTTTTAGTCCTAAGCAAATTTGGTTAGCGCGTTTTTGATCAGCCCCTTAACGGTAATAAAAACGCTGGTGAGACGAAGGTGTTAAGGATTTAACTGTCTTTGAAGGTACAgcaagataaaattaaaaaaataaatgctttaataATTTGGATTTGATGGCATAGACTCGtttataaagtcaaataaatttatatattagcttatttgcaaaaaattataaatgcttacttaataaaaacttataaagcctattaaaaacaaaaaataaagaactatgTATgccttttaacaaaataaacaataaaaaaaacgtaTATGATAAAGTATTTACCTTTGGTTTCAAAcatcttttactttattataatatactttttcaattgtaaatatttttttcaaaataattttgtattttttaaagatactttaaaaacgattttaattgataaactgCTTCTATCACTTCAAATTTCAAAGTTGAAATGTTAAGAATATCATTTGtttgcaaattataaaaaaaaaaaacaatttgacgTCATACTTAGGGTTTACATGgtaaaaaaggtgaaaaattGATTTAGAATTATTTGACGTCACATTTTGAGCCTTATTTTCGtccttgtttttaaaacttttacatattatgttttaattgtttcaatGTCATATCTTGTTGTACGCGAATGTGTGTATTTAAAGTATCAAAGATAAACACCACCTGCGTtctaactaaatttttctttgtaatatATCGCCCTGTTATTGCCCCGATCGTCTCCAGAcgtataaatttattactaaaaaacgtTTACAAATGTTACATAAAAACGTCAAAGAAGACATTAGAAAGAAGCCATAAATCATTATATAACAATGCAATTGTAAAACtggcaaatattatttaattccgTCTTTTTGGACAGTTCTTTTACAAGAAAGGCCTCCGACTGTTTTCGGATACTTTGACGCCATTGTCACGGTTGAGAAGTATTGGAGCGTGTTTTATTTCTTGGTCTCGTTAGAACCCTATTTTTATTTCTCCATTGTATAGACCGTCACCAGAGCATGTGAATTTTTTGACACTGGGTTTACACTTCCGAATTAATTTAGACTTGTTATTCCAAGAATtcacttttactggacaaaattcatatctaaattaatattagggctatattcactaaaataaGCATGAGTACTAATATGATGTCTTCGCTTTTTAAAAAGGtgttactttttcattttgttgTTATGGCTATCTTCATTTTGCTTAGCAACCATCTACTTTTGGTATTTGCAGATATTTTGCGAGTGCTTTGTTTACTAAATTTGGCATGAGTACCAATATGAGAGCgcgtttcttttaaaagttaattttttttcttttatttttgttgctatAAATACTTGTCATGCCTAGTTACAAGATATTTCTTTTAGTTACAAAGAGATAAATtggtttttgaataaatttgattGGATTTTCGACCCATTACTAAATAACTGTTAAACTTTCAAAgaactattaaatatttagttaattaatattttagcaataaGGAAAACAAGCTATAgtgcaaaaaaaacattgccGTTTTATATTACATCGAAAATTTATCGAACAATATAATTGTTTGAAGATTgtttaaacaattgtaaaaattcTGAGGGAAATCTTTTATGATTTGTTCGGTGTGATGTTGATTTACGCAGTCATGAAATAACAGCATCACTGGAAACCAGGATTCTGTTGATCAGATCAGTATTTGCTTCTCTTCTGGATGTTTTTCGGCTGAGGTTTTTGCGATAAGATTTAAAGTCTTTATTTCTAGCTTCTTGAGAACCCTCTGACACAAGTCCTATGGCTAATGTATGGCTCTGAATTATGTCATGTCCAGgtatcaatactttttttacagATTGAGCCATGTTATACGATGGATAAAGGGACATACATAGTCTAACAGtgtcaaaacaaaaatcataGAGTTTTAAGCAGCTTATTTTATATCCAGAAGATAATGTTACCAAGATAGTGTAAAATCTGAATATAAGGTTTTGATAACTTCAGCTTTTTGGTCATATGCTGCAAAAGCACGTCTTGAAGTATTGTCATAGTTGCTTTATCCAGAACCACCACTTTTGAGGAAATCAACAACAAATCCAAGTTTGTTCATAAAATCAATCTGAGTCTTTTGTTTAGTTACAGATGCCTTTTTTATTTTGCGTTTGTTAGAATACAAAGAAAAGGTATCTGTTTAGTTACAGAAACGTTTTCTTTTCcattgcatttaaaaaacacaaagaaaagTTACAGATACCTTATCTTTGAGTTATGTAAATGCAATGTGCACATTCATGTCAAAAAATCAAAGCCAGGTATGGAGACTGGGAAGACCATATTTGAATTCTCTATGAGAATAATCAATGTTAAGGATATCAAGACTGCTTATATTTTTCGGAGAGACACCACACACTGAACCTAATTGTTATGAGTTAGTTGTTCCAGATAATATCGTTTGAACTTTCACATCAATTATTGCAAGCTCAATAATACATTTCACTTGAATAGAAGATCCGCAAacatctaataaatttttactcaaGCTTTCTATCTTACTTTTAATGCACTGATCTTCTTTTGTATGCAAAACTTAATGGTCTGCAATAGACTGTGGATGATGACTTTTGATTTCTCCAAATAAGCACATTTTCATTGCTGTTGCTATATCCAGGTAAATCCAATGGAAACAGACAAGTAATGTCAACGATTTTTCACGTTTGAATACGCTGTTCATGTCAGATACTGacaaaacttgtttataaatgcTTTGTCCAGTAGCGCCATTGTTTCTATGCCGTTCAAAATCAAGTGCGTCAGCACAGATTCCTGAACTGCACAAATTCTTAGCGTTGATTACTTATTTCTTGCTAGCAATTAAAATACTTCAAGTGTTagtaattaaaactaaaagtaattaaattactgttagtgttaaatgttaatttagtGTAAATTAAATTACTGTTAGTAAACAAATTACAAACAACTACCGATAGTATCTCAAAGTGGTTTATAAAAAACGAGGTAATACTCAACCTTGGAGTTAGTAAAACGGAGTCCATTTTGTATGGTACAGGAAAATCTCTCTCAAGACAACCAAACACAATGAACGTTTCTTACAACTTTAACTCAATATGTTTCACCTTGAGCTATAAATACCTTGGTATCGACTTAGACCTGGCACTAAACACGAGTAGTTACTTTAACAATGCTTATAAAAAAGCGTGTGGCAGACTAagactacttaaaaaaaagcagatATTTGTTAACGCCTCTTGCTGCAGAACGCATTTCTGctgttaaatgaaaataaaacatctgttttattttcatttagcGAATTAACAAACTGACTTAGAGTGCAAGCTATTTATTTCAACTGCAGTTGATAAATTGCATGGAAACTAGAATACTACAAATTGTCACAACAAATTACGGCGAAGACTTATTGAAACTTTTGAGTTAAAAGTATTTacattctagttttttttatagtattgttTTGTTTCCTTACTTATTTAGCCGTACATACTTACAAGCGTCGTGTAATTAAGATATACAATGATAGCGACGTCAAGAAGAAAACAAACATGTCTCTTTACCAAGAGTACAAGAGAAAAATATACCCTTTACCAAGAGTATGTTTTCAAGAGCTACATCTATAAATTTCATTGATCATTTTCTTTTCACAATGTGATCACCGATAACAAGTTTTGGAAGCGCTAGAGGGAGCAGTAAAAGAGATGCCTCTCTAACAGCAACACCCACCAACCTCCACAACGCACCACTCTCGTGCTTAGTTTTTTCCTTCGTGTTGTTGTAATATACTTCAtagaaattgttttatattttgttaataatctggtaaaattaacaatgataaaaatcaaaaataaataatgagcATTTAAACCAGGTTGCACAACAAATAACAATGTTGGAGAAATTGTTGAGAGAGAAAGAGAACTAATCTTTTTTAGACGAAAATCCCTACAGGGTCCTAGAGGTTTTCGAACATTTACAGCCTTTTTATATAGCCGACAACAACATAatcttgtttatattttattatttacatgagttaaatatatattacttataacatttaaaaaacttttttttcataaaaccaAAAACTCTTGTAAAAAAGCGTCTCTTTTGTGAAGTTTTACAAATACTgtcatctttatttttgtcgGTGTTCTTCGAAAGAGAACAACTGGAGTCGGTTACACAACTTTGAGTGGTTAATAAACCATTTTCTATAAGATCATTGCACTCTATTTTACTAACGTTTGATgacaaattttgaataaaagctCTATGCGaggatttgttgcattttttctCATGAACATCCTGATTATAAATCATATTATTGGCGTTAAAAGTCAAGAGACTGTTGATCAACGGCAGCGATGCACTAACATCGACGTTTTTTGACTGCACGCAAACTTCAGATAATGCTCTACTTTTTGTACATTTTAATGTTGATAAGTGTGGCGAAGAAGCGGATTTCTCTAAAACGTTGctttctaaaacaaaacaaaaatactaaataatgaAGAGCTTGTTAATggctttacatttttaaacccaagtttcaaataaacaaagaactttGAATATACGTCAAGACCTACCTGCGTTACAGTTGTTGTCGACAACGGCTTTTATAGAACTTTGGTTACCGAATTCACTTAAGCTACTTTTTCTATCATAAATAGGCATTTCATGAATGTTAACCAGAGAACGGAAAAGTGGAAGAGAAGGTCTTTCGTTAACAGTTACTGTTTTGAGTAGCATTTCAGACGCTGCACGTTTTGTTTTATGAATACATATTTGAGAAACTTCATCGGCAACTAATTGTTCTTTGCTTTTTCTTGTATACCTGCGTTCTGTTTTTAACGGCTTCATATCAAAAAGTTCGTTGAAATCAAAATACGAAGTAGTTTGAACAAGTTCAATGTTTTTCGAATAAAGCAACTCACTCATTTCTTTAAATACGATAGCTTCTCTTATTAATGAAGgacaaacattttgtttatgagcctctaaaaatgaaaagaaaccGAAACTTAGTACATTATATTTTGTTCACTCCATTGATCTTTACAGTTGATTTTGAGAGTCAAAAAACTAATGAATTgttttgtacatttttattattgtttaatgtcTAACGATGGAAAACGGAAAGGTCAAAAATACTTATCAGTTAAACAATCAGGCTTATGAATTTATTGCATTACTCTTAGACAAAGtgtttgcttttttgtttgtgtgAGAGCCccaaacaacattttaaatacagttttgacatttcattttgaaagaaaatgaGATTAAATATCCTACCTTGTTTAGCTAAGGAGTATTTTGATATTTCGAAATCTTCGATTTTTTCATCCAAGTCAATgtgtattttaaattcatttaaattttttctttcgactaaataaaagtattatgttaagtattatgttaaatattattcaaaagataaattcGCAAAGATTTACTACGATTGTTTATTACGAATGTTTATTTGCTTAAATTAAAGAGTTAACTTAACTTGCACTGCAGAAGGGCATTTAACCAAGAAGTTAATGCCTCCTACTTTATTAATGTCGTTTACTTAGTCCAAGTCGGCCGAGAAGGGGCCCGACGTTCAATGCCTTGGGCCTCTTTGTTCTAAGTCAGAACAAAGAGGCCCGAGACATTGAACGTCTAACTAATACGCGATGGCTGCTAACACTaacgtaaaaaatttattataaataataaatgtaaacgacaagaaactttataaaacttttttaatgagcTTTTAgaactatatttaatataagcTACTTCTGATTATAGTTTACATGATTCTGTAAACTATAATCTCTATATAcgattatataaaataaatttcgttACATGGTCACATAAAATACCTGCTTGAAATTGTTTGATCTTAGTAAATCTTTTAGTTCTTAGGTTATTAAGGGTGCTATGGCGCTAACAAATATCTAACATTTGAAGtagtattttttcattgttctgttttccattattattatcattattattattataattattgttattattaatattgttattatttatttttttttttttttgctttgcctACCACAGTATGTCCAGATGTAAATAGACGttgttcaaaaataatatgttagaaCATGGGTACTagtgttttttgaatattttgagaACATGGTTACTAGTATAGTATATAGTTGATAGCATAGTATATAGTATAGGTAGTGATCCGGTCATCAAAAATCGTTGTAAATCAATGCGTATGAAAtgaatatatgaaatattttatagctaaattataaaaagaagtttatcaAACTTTCACCATTTTAGTACTGGTTTCGGCATCAAAAAATAAGAGCATTTTTATCTTGAATAAAGGTTAACCTTAACATTCTTTTAGTCCTAAGCAAATTTGGTTAGCGCGTTTTTGATCAGCCCCTTAACGGTAATAAAAACGCTGGTGAGACGAAGGTGTTAAGGATTTAACTGTCTTTGAAGGTACAgcaagataaaattaaaaaaataaatgctttaataATTTGGATTTGATGGCATAGACTCGtttataaagtcaaataaatttatatattagcttatttgcaaaaaattataaatgcttacttaataaaaacttataaagcctattaaaaacaaaaaataaagaactatgTATgccttttaacaaaataaacaataaaaaaaacgtaTATGATAAAGTATTTACCTTTGGTTTCAAAcatcttttactttattataatatactttttcaattgtaaatatttttttcaaaataattttgtattttttaaagatactttaaaaacgattttaattgataaactgCTTCTATCACTTCAAATTTCAAAGTTGAAATGTTAAGAATATCATTTGtttgcaaattataaaaaaaaaaaacaatttgacgTCATACTTAGGGTTTACATGgtaaaaaaggtgaaaaattGATTTAGAATTATTTGACGTCACATTTTGAGCCTTATTTTCGtccttgtttttaaaacttttacatattatgttttaattgtttcaatGTCATATCTTGTTGTACGCGAATGTGTGTATTTAAAGTATCAAAGATAAACACCACCTGCGTtctaactaaatttttctttgtaatatATCGCCCTGTTATTGCCCCGATCGTCTCCAGAcgtataaatttattactaaaaaacgtTTACAAATGTTACATAAAAACGTCAAAGAAGACATTAGAAAGAAGCCATAAATCATTATATAACAATGCAATTGTAAAACtggcaaatattatttaattccgTCTTTTTGGACAGTTCTTTTACAAGAAAGGCCTCCGACTGTTTTCGGATACTTTGACGCCATTGTCACGGTTGAGAAGTATTGGAGCGTGTTTTATTTCTTGGTCTCGTTAGAACCCTATTTTTATTTCTCCATTGTATAGACCGTCACCAGAGCATGTGAATTTTTTGACACTGGGTTTACACTTCCGAATTAATTTAGACTTGTTATTCCAAGAATtcacttttactggacaaaattcatatctaaattaatattagggctatattcactaaaataaGCATGAGTACTAATATGATGTCTTCGCTTTTTAAAAAGGtgttactttttcattttgttgTTATGGCTATCTTCATTTTGCTTAGCAACCATCTACTTTTGGTATTTGCAGATATTTTGCGAGTGCTTTGTTTACTAAATTTGGCATGAGTACCAATATGAGAGCgcgtttcttttaaaagttaattttttttcttttatttttgttgctatAAATACTTGTCATGCCTAGTTACAAGATATTTCTTTTAGTTACAAAGAGATAAATtggtttttgaataaatttgattGGATTTTCGACCCATTACTAAATAACTGTTAAACTTTCAAAgaactattaaatatttagttaattaatattttagcaataaGGAAAACAAGCTATAgtgcaaaaaaaacattgccGTTTTATATTACATCGAAAATTTATCGAACAATATAATTGTTTGAAGATTgtttaaacaattgtaaaaattcTGAGGGAAATCTTTTATGATTTGTTCGGTGTGATGTTGATTTACGCAGTCATGAAATAACAGCATCACTGGAAACCAGGATTCTGTTGATCAGATCAGTATTTGCTTCTCTTCTGGATGTTTTTCGGCTGAGGTTTTTGCGATAAGATTTAAAGTCTTTATTTCTAGCTTCTTGAGAACCCTCTGACACAAGTCCTATGGCTAATGTATGGCTCTGAATTATGTCATGTCCAGgtatcaatactttttttacagATTGAGCCATGTTATACGATGGATAAAGGGACATACATAGTCTAACAGtgtcaaaacaaaaatcataGAGTTTTAAGCAGCTTATTTTATATCCAGAAGATAATGTTACCAAGATAGTGTAAAATCTGAATATAAGGTTTTGATAACTTCAGCTTTTTGGTCATATGCTGCAAAAGCACGTCTTGAAGTATTGTCATAGTTGCTTTATCTAGAACCACCACTTTTGAGGAAATCAACAACAAATCCAAGTTTGTTCATAAAATCAATCTGAGTCTTTTGTTTAGTTACAGATGCCTTCTTTTTTTTGCGTTTGTTAGAATACAAAGAAAAGGTATCTGTTTAGTTACAGAAACGTTTTCTTTTCcattgcatttaaaaaacacaaagaaaagTTACAGATACCTTATCTTTGAGTTATGTAAATGCAATGTGCACATTCATGTCAAAAAATCAAAGCCAGGTATGGAGACTGGGAAGACCATATTTGAATTCTCTATGAGAATAATCAATGTTAAGGATATCAAGACTGCTTATATTTTTCGGAGAGACACCACACACTGAACCTAATTGTTATGAGTTAGTTGTTCCAGATAATATCGTTTGAACTTTCACATCAATTATTGCAAGCTCAATAATACATTTCACTTGAATAGAAGATCCGCAAacatctaataaatttttactcaaGCTTTCTATCTTACTTTTAATGCACTGATCTTCTTTTGTATGCAAAACTTAATGGTCTGCAATAGACTGTGGATGATGACTTTTGATTTCTCCAAATAAGCACATTTTCATTGCTGTTGCTATATCCAGGTAAATCCAATGGAAACAGACAAGTAATGTCAACGATTTTTCACGTTTGAATACGCTGTTCATGTCAGATACTGacaaaacttgtttataaatgcTTTGTCCAGTAGCGCCATTGTTTCTATGCCGTTCAAAATCAAGTGCGTCAGCACAGATTCCTGAACTGCACAAATTCTTAGCGTTGATTACTTATTTCTTGCTAGCAATTAAAATACTTCAAGTGTTagtaattaaaactaaaagtaattaaattactgttagtgttaaatgttaatttagtGTAAATTAAATTACTGTTAGTAAACAAATTACAAACAACTACCGATAGTATCTCAAAGTGGTTTATAAAAAACGAGGTAATACTCAACCTTGGAGTTAGTAAAACGGAGTCCATTTTGTATGGTACAGGAAAATCTCTCTCAAGACAACCAAACACAATGAACGTTTCTTACAACTTTAACTCAATATGTTTCACCTTGAGCTATAAATACCTTGGTATCGACTTAGACCTGGCACTAAACACGAGTAGTTACTTTAACAATGCTTATAAAAAAGCGTGTGGCAGACTAagactacttaaaaaaaagcagatATTTGTTAACGCCTCTTGCTGCAGAACGCATTTCTGctgttaaatgaaaataaaacatctgttttattttcatttagcGAATTAACAAACTGACTTAGAGTGCAAGCTATTTATTTCAACTGCAGTTGATAAATTGCATGGAAACTAGAATACTACAAATTGTCACAACAAATTACGGCGAAGACTTATTGAAACTTTTGAGTTAAAAGTATTTacattctagttttttttatagtattgttTTGTTTCCTTACTTATTTAGCCGTACATACTTACAAGCGTCGTGTAATTAAGATATACAATGATAGCGACGTCAAGAAGAAAACAAACATGTCTCTTTACCAAGAGTACAAGAGAAAAATATACCCTTTACCAAGAGTATGTTTTCAAGAGCTACATCTATAAATTTCATTGATCATTTTCTTTTCACAATGTGATCACCGATAACAAGTTTTGGAAGCGCTAGAGGGAGCAGTAAAAGAGATGCCTCTCTAACAGCAACACCCACCAACCTCCACAACGCACCACTCTCGTGCTTAGTTTTTTCCTTCGTGTTGTTGTAATATACTTCAtagaaattgttttatattttgttaataatctggtaaaattaacaatgataaaaatcaaaaataaataatgagcATTTAAACCAGGTTGCACAACAAATAACAATGTTGGAGAAATTGTTGAGAGAGAAAGAGAACTAATCTTTTTTAGACGAAAATCCCTACAGGGTCCTAGAGGTTTTCGAACATTTACAGCCTTTTTATATAGCCGACAACAACATAatcttgtttatattttattatttacatgagttaaatatatattacttataacatttaaaaaacttttttttcataaaaccaAAAACTCTTGTAAAAAAGCGTCTCTTTTGTGAAGTTTTACAAATACTgtcatctttatttttgtcgGTGTTCTTCGAAAGAGAACAACTGGAGTCGGTTACACAACTTTGAGTGGTTAATAAACCATTTTCTATAAGATCATTGCACTCTATTTTACTAACGTTTGATgacaaattttgaataaaagctCTATGCGaggatttgttgcattttttctCATGAACATCCTGATTATAAATCATATTATTGGCGTTAAAAGTCAAGAGACTGTTGATCAACGGCAGCGATGCACTAACATCGACGTTTTTTGACTGCACGCAAACTTCAGATAATGCTCTACTTTTTGTACATTTTAATGTTGATAAGTGTGGCGAAGAAGCGGATTTCTCTAAAACGTTGctttctaaaacaaaacaaaaatactaaataatgaAGAGCTTGTTAATggctttacatttttaaacccaagtttcaaataaacaaagaactttGAATATACGTCAAGACCTACCTGCGTTACAGTTGTTGTCGACAACGGCTTTTATAGAACTTTGGTTACCGAATTCACTTAAGCTACTTTTTCTATCATAAATAGGCATTTCATGAATGTTAACCAGAGAACGGAAAAGTGGAAGAGAAGGTCTTTCGTTAACAGTTACTGTTTTGAGTAGCATTTCAGACGCTGCACGTTTTGTTTTATGAATACATATTTGAGAAACTTCATCGGCAACTAATTGTTCTTTGCTTTTTCTTGTATACCTGCGTTCTGTTTTTAACGGCTTCATATCAAAAAGTTCGTTGAAATCAAAATACGAAGTAGTTTGAACAAGTTCAATGTTTTTCGAATAAAGCAACTCACTCATTTCTTTAAATACGATAGCTTCTCTTATTAATGAAGgacaaacattttgtttatgagcctctaaaaatgaaaagaaaccGAAACTTAGTACATTATATTTTGTTCACTCCATTGATCTTTACAGTTGATTTTGAGAGTCAAAAAACTAATGAATTgttttgtacatttttattattgtttaatgtcTAACGATGGAAAACGGAAAGGTCAAAAATACTTATCAGTTAAACAATCAGGCTTATGAATTTATTGCATTACTCTTAGACAAAGtgtttgcttttttgtttgtgtgAGAGCCccaaacaacattttaaatacagttttgacatttcattttgaaagaaaatgaGATTAAATATCCTACCTTGTTTAGCTAAGGAGTATTTTGATATTTCGAAATCTTCGATTTTTTCATCCAAGTCAATgtgtattttaaattcatttaaattttttctttcgactaaataaaagtattatgttaagtattatgttaaatattattcaaaagataaattcGCAAAGATTTACTACGATTGTTTATTACGAATGTTTATTTGCTTAAATTAAAGAGTTAACTTAACTTGCACTGCAGAAGGGCATTTAACCAAGAAGTTAATGCCTCCTACTTTATTAATGTCGTTTACTTAGTCCAAGTCGGCCGAGAAGGGGCCCGACGTTCAATGCCTTGGGCCTCTTTGTTCTAAGTCAGAACAAAGAGGCCCGAGACATTGAACGTCTAACTAATACGCGATGGCTGCTAACACTaacgtaaaaaatttattataaataataaatgtaaacgacaagaaactttataaaacttttttaatgagcTTTTAgaactatatttaatataagcTACTTCTGATTATAGTTTACATGATTCTGTAAACTATAATCTCTATATAcgattatataaaataaatttcgttACATGGTCACATAAAATACCTGCTTGAAATTGTTTGATCTTAGTAAATCTTTTAGTTCTTAGGTTATTAAGGGTGCTATGGCGCTAACAAATATCTAACATTTGAAGtagtattttttcattgttctgttttccattattattatcattattattattataattattgttattattaatattgttattatttatttttttttttttttgctttgcctACCACAGTATGTCCAGATGTAAATA encodes:
- the LOC136076493 gene encoding uncharacterized protein LOC136076493; its protein translation is MFETKVERKNLNEFKIHIDLDEKIEDFEISKYSLAKQEAHKQNVCPSLIREAIVFKEMSELLYSKNIELVQTTSYFDFNELFDMKPLKTERRYTRKSKEQLVADEVSQICIHKTKRAASEMLLKTVTVNERPSLPLFRSLVNIHEMPIYDRKSSLSEFGNQSSIKAVVDNNCNAESNVLEKSASSPHLSTLKCTKSRALSEVCVQSKNVDVSASLPLINSLLTFNANNMIYNQDVHEKKCNKSSHRAFIQNLSSNVSKIECNDLIENGLLTTQSCVTDSSCSLSKNTDKNKDDSICKTSQKRRFFTRVFGFMKKKFFKCYK
- the LOC136076492 gene encoding uncharacterized protein LOC136076492 encodes the protein MFETKVERKNLNEFKIHIDLDEKIEDFEISKYSLAKQEAHKQNVCPSLIREAIVFKEMSELLYSKNIELVQTTSYFDFNELFDMKPLKTERRYTRKSKEQLVADEVSQICIHKTKRAASEMLLKTVTVNERPSLPLFRSLVNIHEMPIYDRKSSLSEFGNQSSIKAVVDNNCNAESNVLEKSASSPHLSTLKCTKSRALSEVCVQSKNVDVSASLPLINSLLTFNANNMIYNQDVHEKKCNKSSHRAFIQNLSSNVSKIECNDLIENGLLTTQSCVTDSSCSLSKNTDKNKDDSICKTSQKRRFFTRVFGFMKKKFFKCYK